In one window of Chthoniobacterales bacterium DNA:
- a CDS encoding ornithine cyclodeaminase family protein — MDYFDEDKVRQLLGIDALISAMRQVLAEFSAGKWQQPLRGVLAQNGGFFGVMPASGESMGIKMVTFYPGNTDLPTHMAVIALFDPKTGEPLALMDGRYITEMRTAAVSAVATDALAASDAKVLTLLGAGVQAGAHLEVLRHVRPFEEVRVWNHHREKAEAFAAEHGIKAMEIEEAVRGAHVVVTATSARTPILKGEWLNPGTHVNAVGASRPDWRELDDDAMKNVLIVDSYEGARKESGDVILSGATPFAELGEILNGTKRIEPGVTTVFKSLGMAVEDVAAARLVYEAEQASRSGGLKPPS; from the coding sequence ATGGATTACTTCGACGAAGATAAAGTCCGGCAGCTTCTCGGGATCGACGCGTTGATCTCGGCGATGCGTCAGGTCCTGGCCGAGTTCTCGGCGGGAAAGTGGCAACAACCTTTACGCGGTGTGCTCGCCCAGAATGGCGGCTTTTTCGGCGTGATGCCGGCGTCGGGTGAGTCGATGGGGATCAAGATGGTTACATTTTATCCCGGCAATACCGACCTGCCGACGCACATGGCGGTCATCGCGTTGTTCGATCCGAAAACGGGGGAACCGCTCGCGCTCATGGATGGGCGTTACATTACGGAGATGCGGACGGCAGCGGTGTCGGCCGTGGCGACGGATGCGCTGGCCGCATCGGATGCGAAAGTACTGACACTGCTCGGCGCAGGGGTGCAGGCCGGCGCGCATCTGGAGGTACTGCGGCATGTGCGGCCGTTCGAGGAAGTGCGGGTCTGGAATCATCACCGGGAGAAAGCCGAGGCGTTCGCGGCCGAGCATGGGATCAAGGCGATGGAAATCGAGGAGGCCGTCCGCGGGGCGCATGTCGTCGTCACAGCGACGAGTGCGCGCACACCGATCCTGAAAGGCGAATGGCTCAACCCGGGAACGCACGTCAATGCCGTCGGCGCGTCGCGGCCGGACTGGCGGGAATTGGATGATGACGCGATGAAGAATGTGCTGATCGTGGATTCGTACGAAGGCGCGCGAAAGGAATCCGGCGACGTGATTCTTTCCGGCGCGACGCCTTTCGCTGAATTGGGCGAAATTCTAAACGGAACGAAGCGGATCGAGCCGGGTGTGACAACGGTTTTCAAGTCGCTCGGGATGGCGGTAGAAGATGTGGCGGCGGCGAGATTGGTTTACGAAGCTGAGCAAGCTTCAAGGAGCGGCGGTTTGAAACCGCCGTCCTA